One part of the Dysidea avara chromosome 10, odDysAvar1.4, whole genome shotgun sequence genome encodes these proteins:
- the LOC136268509 gene encoding DNA replication complex GINS protein PSF1-like: MFGQRSTELLKELKRAEDGSLPPYNEDGVRQVLEEMNGLFKENQEEVKATTSGEQGYLSGVQLRHACLERNQRCLLAYVYNRMMRLRDYRWELGGVLPEEMKLNLSEQELIWFNKYNKLLARYMRDCGLDLTEHIQPPKSLYIEVRCLTNYGEFVTEDGAIFQLTKSSQHHMLRTQCEHLIRQGILEHVQ; this comes from the coding sequence ATGTTTGGCCAAAGGTCTACGGAATTGCTAAAGGAGCTTAAGCGAGCGGAGGACGGGTCATTACCACCTTATAACGAGGATGGTGTAAGACAAGTACTAGAAGAAATGAATGGACTGTTTAAGGAAAACCAAGAAGAAGTAAAGGCAACCACGAGCGGAGAACAAGGCTATCTGTCCGGTGTACAACTGCGTCATGCATGTCTGGAGCGGAATCAAAGGTGTCTATTAGCCTACGTGTACAACAGAATGATGAGATTACGTGACTATCGCTGGGAACTGGGTGGAGTGCTGCCAGAAGAAATGAAACTGAACTTATCTGAACAAGAATTGATCTGGTTCAACAAATATAACAAACTGTTAGCCAGATATATGAGGGACTGTGGATTAGATCTTACTGAACACATACAACCTCCCAAGAGCTTGTACATTGAAGTACGATGTCTCACAAACTATGGTGAGTTTGTGACTGAAGATGGAGCCATTTTCCAGTTGACCAAGAGCAGCCAACATCACATGCTAAGAACTCAATGTGAACACTTAATTAGACAAGGAATTTTGGAACATGTGCAATAA
- the LOC136268507 gene encoding tubulinyl-Tyr carboxypeptidase 2-like isoform X1, producing MTEAHDLTGVEQQHKLDDIISKWWHVNKGGFPIASDTWDKMWYYVRQVHPDGEQVEVSIRGELHAKVSYPVPPVITSSSSVTGALASIQDYLLQLQYNHTGTQFFDIKRYRSIAWLMDTAKEIIRVSLPIKCLEAFILSLYLTAPLSQLHRFAISFKSKCDGHTHRHVVMGVYCTNQFGALGLSRKRNLMDKRLQVKSLTELLEDYMQVYNSYNHKVVKVKLSLPIVHDLHSHEPIPWKGLIIRPTNMTPSELKKTVEKYSRIIKLSTI from the exons ATGACAGAAG CCCATGATTTGACTGGTGTGGAACAACAACACAAGCTAGATGATATAATATCAAAATGGTGGCATGTCAACAAGGGAGGATTTCCAATAGCATCAGACACATGGGACAAGATGTGGTATTATGTGAGGCAAGTACACCCTGATGGTGAACAAGTAGAGGTATCTATTCGGGGAGAACTACATGCTaag GTTTCATATCCTGTCCCACCAGTTATTACAAGCTCATCAAGTGTGACAGGTGCACTAGCTAGTATCCAGGATTACTTGCTACAACTGCA ATATAACCACAcaggtacacaattttttgACATTAAGAGGTATCGATCAATTGCTTGGCTTATGGACACTGCTAAGGAGATAATACGAGTGTCTTTACCCATCAAGTGTCTGGAGGCATTCATATTGTCACT ATATTTGACAGCACCGTTAAGCCAATTACACCGATTTGCCATCAGTTTCAAGTCAAAATGTGATGGCCACACCCACCGACATGTAGTAATGGGTGTATACTGCACCAATCAATTTGGAGCACTTGGGTTGAGTCGTAAGAGAAACTTGATGGATAAACGACTGCAAGTGAAG TCTTTAACAGAATTGCTGGAGGATTATATGCAAGTGTACAACTCCT ATAATCACAAAGTGGTCAAGGTGAAGCTGAGTCTCCCAATAGTACATGATCTTCATAGCCACGAACCAATACCATGGAAA GGTCTGATTATCCGACCAACAAACATGACCCCGTCAGAACTCAAGAAAACAGTTGAGAAGTATTCACGAATTATCAAATTATCAACTATCTAG
- the LOC136268512 gene encoding mitochondrial import receptor subunit TOM20 homolog — MLRTYVLCAAGVCSALFLGYCVYFDRKRRNDPDYKKKVIARRKKAVAAMKKQHSRPGIKVDSGIDLSDPTTREEFLMNEMTLANQELMQGNVPDCITHLVNFVAYSGNPKATLATLQQTLPPTIFDLLIQVYASLEKKADKQEDVD, encoded by the exons ATGCTGCGTACCTATGTTCTGTGTGCGGCTGGGGTATGTAGTGCCCTGTTTCTGGGATACTGTGTGTATTTCGATAGAAAGCGAAGGAATGACCCGGATTATAAGAAGAAAGTGATTGCCC GTAGAAAGAAGGCTGTAGCTGCAATGAAGAAACAACATAGTAGACCAGGAATTAAAGTG GATTCTGGGATAGACCTCAGTGATCCAACAACTAGGGAAGAGTTTCTGATGAATGAAATGACATTAGCTAATCAAGAATTAATGCAAG GCAATGTTCCTGACTGTATCACTCATCTTGTAAATTTTGTTGCTTACTCTGGCAATCCAAAGGCCACACTGGCCACATTACAACAAACTCTCCCCCCAACCATTTTTGACCTGCTCATTCAAGTGTATGCTTCATTAGAAAAGAAG GCCGACAAGCAGGAAGATGTGGACTAA
- the LOC136268498 gene encoding serine/threonine-protein phosphatase 2A 56 kDa regulatory subunit epsilon isoform-like, which translates to MDAEIQRIKRPVLTGGGTPAPKPGGATGPPSVPAPTQGKLAVPDPFTRRTTKLPRKRQPTQSSARYQVQKIPPDYQHLTPLKDVPKDKIEEMLIKKIQQCSYVFDFSDPMTELRAKEIKRAALNEVLEYIANNKGVITEPVYPEVVRMVRYNAFRALPPSENPDFDPEEDDPTLELSWPHLEIVYALFLRFLESPDFQTTIAKRFIDQSFILQLLELFDSEDPRERDFLKTCLHRIYGKFLGLRAYIRKHINHIFLRFIYETEHFNGIAELLEILGSIINGFALPLKAEHKQFLVKVLIPLHKSKTLSQYQAQLAYCVVQFLEKDPSLTDKVVFGLLKFWPKTNSPKEVMFLGELEEILDIIEPDQFIKIQEALFRQLAKCVSSPHFQVAERALYFWNNEYVVNLIEENSHVVLPIMFDSLYRISKEHWNPTIVALVYNVLKTLMSMNSKLFDELTNSYKSDKQKEKKKEEDRLNMWETLDEFRKQYELEKTANPNQ; encoded by the exons ATGGACGCTGAG ATTCAGCGCATCAAGAGACCGGTTCTCACTGGAGGGGGTACACCAGCACCTAAGCCTGGTGGTGCTACCGGGCCGCCATCTGTACCAGCTCCAACACAAGGCAAACTAGCTGTACCTGATCCATTCACAAGACGGACAACTAAACTACCTCGTAAACGTCAACCCACACAGAGCTCTGCACGTTATCAAGTACAGAAAATTCCTCCTGATTACCAACATCTTACTCCGCTGAAAG ATGTTCCCAAGGATAAAATTGAAGAGATGTTGATCAAGAAAATCCAACAGTGTAGTTACGTGTTTGACTTTAGTGACCCAATGACCGAGTTGAGAGCTAAAGAGATCAAACGAGCAGCTCTAAATGAAGTTCTAGAATATATTGCTAATAATAAAGGTGTGATCACTGAGCCTGTATACCCTGAGGTGGTCAGAATG GTGAGGTACAATGCCTTCAGAGCGTTACCACCATCAGAGAATCCCGACTTTGACCCTGAAGAAGATGATCCAACATTAGAGCTCTCTTGGCCACATTTAGAG ATTGTTTATGCCTTGTTCTTGAGATTCCTGGAGTCTCCAGATTTTCAAACTACCATTGCAAAGCGTTTTATTGATCAGTCATTCATATTACAG CTATTAGAGTTGTTTGATAGTGAAGACCCTCGTGAAAGGGATTTTCTAAAAACATGTCTGCATAGAATTTATGGAAAATTTCTGGGCCTTCGGGCCTACATTAGGAAACATATTAATCACATATTTTTGAG GTTTATATACGAAACTGAACATTTTAATGGAATAGCTGAATTGCTTGAGATTTTGGGAAG TATAATTAATGGATTTGCTCTGCCATTAAAAGCAGAACACAAGCAGTTTCTAGTGAAAGTGCTTATACCACTACACAAATCAAAGACACTCAGCCAATATCAAGCTCAGTTGGCTTACTGTGTTGTGCAGTTCTTGGAAAAGGACCCTTCACTCACGGATAAAGTTGTGTTCGGCTTGCTCAAGTTCTGGCCTAAGACAAACAGTCCTAAGGAG GTGATGTTCCTGGGCGAATTAGAGGAGATATTAGACATTATTGAACCAGATCAGTTCATTAAGATACAAGAGGCATTGTTCAGACAGTTAGCCAAGTGTGTGTCCAGTCCACATTTTCAG GTGGCTGAGAGAGCTTTATATTTCTGGAACAATGAGTATGTCGTGAACTTGATAGAGGAGAACTCTCATGTAGTGCTACCAATAATGTTTGATTCATTGTACAGAATTTCAAAAGAGCACTGGAACCC GACAATTGTAGCATTAGTTTACAATGTGTTGAAGACACTGATGTCGATGAATAGTAAACTGTTTGATGAACTAACTAACTCATACAAATCCGACAAACAAAA GGAGAAAAAGAAAGAGGAAGACAGATTAAATATGTGGGAAACGCTAGACGAATTCAGAAAGCAGTATGAGTTAGAAAAAACTGCAAATCCCAACCAATAG
- the LOC136268507 gene encoding tubulinyl-Tyr carboxypeptidase 2-like isoform X2: protein MTEAHDLTGVEQQHKLDDIISKWWHVNKGGFPIASDTWDKMWYYVRQVHPDGEQVEVSIRGELHAKVSYPVPPVITSSSSVTGALASIQDYLLQLQYLTAPLSQLHRFAISFKSKCDGHTHRHVVMGVYCTNQFGALGLSRKRNLMDKRLQVKSLTELLEDYMQVYNSYNHKVVKVKLSLPIVHDLHSHEPIPWKGLIIRPTNMTPSELKKTVEKYSRIIKLSTI, encoded by the exons ATGACAGAAG CCCATGATTTGACTGGTGTGGAACAACAACACAAGCTAGATGATATAATATCAAAATGGTGGCATGTCAACAAGGGAGGATTTCCAATAGCATCAGACACATGGGACAAGATGTGGTATTATGTGAGGCAAGTACACCCTGATGGTGAACAAGTAGAGGTATCTATTCGGGGAGAACTACATGCTaag GTTTCATATCCTGTCCCACCAGTTATTACAAGCTCATCAAGTGTGACAGGTGCACTAGCTAGTATCCAGGATTACTTGCTACAACTGCA ATATTTGACAGCACCGTTAAGCCAATTACACCGATTTGCCATCAGTTTCAAGTCAAAATGTGATGGCCACACCCACCGACATGTAGTAATGGGTGTATACTGCACCAATCAATTTGGAGCACTTGGGTTGAGTCGTAAGAGAAACTTGATGGATAAACGACTGCAAGTGAAG TCTTTAACAGAATTGCTGGAGGATTATATGCAAGTGTACAACTCCT ATAATCACAAAGTGGTCAAGGTGAAGCTGAGTCTCCCAATAGTACATGATCTTCATAGCCACGAACCAATACCATGGAAA GGTCTGATTATCCGACCAACAAACATGACCCCGTCAGAACTCAAGAAAACAGTTGAGAAGTATTCACGAATTATCAAATTATCAACTATCTAG